TCGTCTCGCGCGACTGGATGCCGCCGAAGGGGAACTCGCCGAGCATGAGCGTGGGCACGCCGGTCACGTCCTCGGACGCCGCGACCTCGGTGCGGAAGTCGAGCTCGTCGCGCGCGCGCTCGAGCCGCCGCGCGTCCAGAGTGACTCCCACGTCGCGCGCGCAGGCCTCGAGCGTGCCGGGCGCGTCGAGCACGCGGCGCTCCTCGAACACCGCGCTCCACACGCGCTCGCGGAAGGCCGCCTCCTGCGGCCCGCGCGCCAGCAGCAGCGCCGCGGCGTTCGCGTCGCGCGAATCGGGCCAGACGCGCAGCGGCTGCACCGCCACGCCGTGCTCCTGCGCCACGCGCTCCGCGTTCCGCAGCCGCTCGGGCGCGACTTCGACCCCGCGCGGCCAGCCCAGCAAGTCCGCGAGGTCGAGCGGCACCCACTCGAGCTCCACGCCCAATGACTCGATGTCTCCGTGCATCTCGCCGAACACGCGGTGCGCGACGTAGCAGAGCGTCGACGCGAAGTCGTAGTAAGTGCGGACGCGCAGCACGGCCGCGCTCGACTCACGTGTTCGCGTAGATGTCCATGACCTCGTGCAGCAGCGCGATCGCGTCGGTCTTGGGGCGCTGGAACGAGTTGCGCCCCATGATCGAGCCGAACGCGCCGCCGTCGGCGAGGCCGCGGATCTCTTCGATGATCTCCGCCTTCCCCTTCGCGGCGCCGCCCGAGAAGATCACGATGCGCCGCCCGCCGAACGCGCTCTGCACCACGTGGCGCACGCGCTCCGCGAGCGAGCCGATGGGGATCTTCTCCTTCTCGTAGACCTTCTTCGCCTCGGCCTGCTCGAGGTGCGCCGTGGGCGGCTTCACCTTCACGATGTGCGCGCCGAGCTGGCAGGCGATCTGCGCGGCGTACGCGCACACGTCGATCGCCGTCTCGCCGTCCTTCGACAGGCCCGCGCCGCGCGGATACGACCAGACCACCACCGCCAGGCCCTTCTTCTTGGCCTCCTCGGTGAGATGCGCGATCTGCTGGTACATGGTCTTCGACTCGCCGGAGCCCGGATAGATCGTGAAGCCGATCGCCGCGCAGCCGAGGCGCAGCGCCTCGTCGACCGAGCCGGTGACCGCGGGCAGCGGCTCGCCGCCCTTGGTGAGCGACTCGTTGTTGTTGAGCTTCAGGATCAGCGGGATGTCGCCCGCGAACTCGGCCGCGCCGGCCTCGATGAAGCCGAGCGGCGCCGCGTAGGCATTGCAGCCCGCGTCGATCGCGAGCTCGAAGTGGTAGCGCGGGTCGTAGCCGGCCGGATTGGGCGCGAAGCTGCGCGCCGGGCCGTGCTCGAAGCCCTGGTCGACCGGCAGGATGACCATCTTGCCGGTCCCCGCGAGCCGGCCGTGGTTGAGCATGCGCGCGAGGTTGGCTTTCGTGCCCGCGTTGTCGGCGGAGTACCAGGAAAGGATCTCTTTCACCCGTTTGGTCGTCATCGTCGCGTCTCCAAATCCCTCGCTCTCGCGCTGGCAGTCAGTAAGGGGAATCTTATAGCAACATGCGCGCCCGGGCAGTCCACATCGTCTGCACCATCGGCCCCGCGAGCCGGGAACCCGAGGTTCTGCGCGGGCTCGTGGAAGCGGGCATGAACGTGGCGCGCATCAACTTCGCGCACGGCAACGACGCCGAGCACCGTGAGGCAGTGAGTCGCATTCGCGCTGCCTCGGTCGCGGTGGGGCGGCCGGTCGCCATCCTGCAGGACCTGGCGGGGCCGAAGATCCGCCTGGGCGAGCTCGTGCCCGCCACGCTCACGCTGGAGAGCGGCGCGCGCGTGGTGCTGGCCTGCGGTGAGTCGAAGGGCGACGCCGCGCGGCTGCCGGTGCCCGACGAGTATCTCGCCGCCGAGGCGCGCACCGGCGCGCCGATCCTGCTCGGCGACGGCGCGGTCGAGCTCGAGATCGAAGAGGTCGACGGCGCGGACATCCACTGCCGCGTGGTGGTCGGCGGCCAGGTCTCGAGTGGCAAGGGCGTGAACGCGCCGGGCGCGGTGTCGGCGCGGCCGATCCTGGCGCAGAAAGACTTGCGCGACCTGGAGCTCGGCGCCGAGCTGGGCGTCGACCTGGTGGGTGTCTCGTACGTGCGCAGCGAGGAGGACGTGGCGTCGGTGCGCAGGTCTCTGAAGAAGCTGGGCCGCCCCTCAGGGCTGGTCGCGAAGCTCGAGACCAAGCTCGCGCTCGAGAACCTCGACGCGATCCTGGCGCGCGCCGACGCGGTGATGATCGCGCGCGGCGACCTGTCGCTCGAGATCCCGTTCGAGCGCGTGCCGATCGAGCAGAAGCGCATCGTGCAGGCCGCCATCCGCGCCGGCCGGCCCGCGATCACGGCCACGCAGATGCTGCAATCCATGGTCACCGCGCTGCGCCCCACGCGCGCCGAGATCACCGACGTGGCGAACGCGGTGCTCGACGGCAGCGACGCGGTCATGCTCTCGGACGAGACCGCGGTGGGCATCGACCCCGTGCGCGCCTGCCGCACCATGTGCCGCATCATCGAGGCCACCGAGGAGGCTTATCCGCGCCGCCCCGAGACGCCGCTCGAAGGCGTCCACGAGGAGCTGCGCGACCTGGTGGTGTTCTCCGCCGCCGCCGTGCGCACCGCGCGCGAGTGCGGCGCGCGCGCGATCGTGACCTGGTCGCGCGGCGGCATCGCGGCCCGGCTGCTCTCGCGCCAGCGCCCCGGAGTGCCGATCGTCGCGCCCTCGCGCTACGAGGACACCTGGCGCCGCCTGGCCCTGCCCTACGCCGTGCGCCCCGTGCTCTGCCCGCACGGCCGCATGAGTCTCTCGCAGCTCGAGCGCGAAGTCGGCGCGCTCGACGGCCAGAACCTGCTGCTCATGGTGGGTCACAACCCGGGTGAGTCACGGCGCGTGCCCTGGATGAAGCTGGTGCGCGTGGCCGACATGAGCGAGTGGGCGGCGGATCCCAGGGAGTAGGGCCGCGAGTCACTTCTTGGCGGCGTCGCGGATCGCTTCTTCCGTGGCCCCCAGCAGCCCCGCCGCGCGCGGGTAGCCCACGTACTGCGTGAGCTGGATCAGACACTCGCGCGCCTGCTCGGCGCTGAGCTCGCCGTTCTTGAGCGCGGCTTTGACCTGGATCTTCCAGGTCATCGACTCGCCCAGCGCGGCGATCGCTCCCATGATCAAGAGGCGCCGCTCGCGGATCGAGAGCTGGGGGCGGGTCCAGACCTCGGCGAAGACCTCTTCCAGCATCAGGTCGGCGAACGCGCTCGCGCCTTCGGGCGGCACGACGACGTCGCCGGCGTAGACCTTCGCGAGCATTTCGACACCGACGGCGCGCCGCTTCGGATCGGACATGCTTTCGTTCCTCCTCGGCGCAGCCTACCAGTGCGATCGCGAAATTTACATTTCACCTGCTATGGAAATGGTGATAGGCTCGCCGCGATGCTTCGGGTCGGGTTCATCGGGCTGGGCAATCAGGGCAAGCCGATCGCGGCGAACCTCATCGCGGCGGGCTTCGAGACGCACGTGTTCGACCTGGTCGCCGCGCCGCTGGCCGAGCTCGTGGCCCTGGGCGCCAAGGCGGCCTCGGGGCCGCGCGAGGTCGGCCTGCGCAGCGACGTGATCTGCCTGTGCGTGCCCGAGGACCGGCACGTGCGCGAAGTCACTCTGGGTCCGGGCGGCGTGCTCGCGGGCGCGGCGCGCGGCGCGGTGCTGGCGATCCACAGCACGATCCTGCCCGAGACCGTGGTCGCGCTGGCCGCCGAGGCGACATCGCGCGGTGTCGCCGTGCTCGACGCCTGCGTGACCGGCGGCGCGGCGCGTGCGGCGCAGAAGCAGCTCACGTTCCTGGTCGGCGGACCGGTGGAGGCGCTCGAGCGCGCCCGGCCCGTGCTCGAGGTGAGCGCGCTGAAGGTGATCCACGCCGGCGAGCTCGGGAACGGGGCGAAGCTCAAGCTGTGTCTCAACCTGATCACCTACATCCAGTGGGCGGCGGCCTTCGAGTCGTTCGCGCTGGCGCGGGGCGTGGGGCTGCCGCAGGAGCTCCTGGAAGAGGCGGGCCGCGCGAACGGCCAGCTCACCCCGCTCATGGCTGCCTTTCTGGCGCTGCACAAGGCGCCCGAGTCGGCGCGCAAGAGCGCGGGCATGCAGTCGCTGCTGCGCGGCCACATGGCCGTGGCCGAGAAGGACCTGGCGTGGGCGCTCGAGCTCGCGCGGCGCTCGGACGTGTCGCTGCCCGTCGGCGGGCTCGTGTCGCAGCTCATGGCGCGCATCTACGGCGTCGAGGACGGAGGCCGGCGATGAACCCGCCGATCCGGCTGGCGCGCCAGCGCCCACGCCGCCGCACGCACGAACAGCGCAGCAGCGAGACCCGCGCCGCGATCATGGGCGCCGTCGTCGACAGCATCGCCGAGGTCGGCTTCAAGCGCAGCACGGCCGCCGAGATCGCGCGCCGGGCGGGAGTCACCTGGGGCGCGGTCCAGCACCACTTCGGCGGCAAGGACGGGATCCTGACCGCGGTGCTCGAGGAGTCGTTCAATCGCTTCGCGGAGCGGCTCGGCGACGTCGAGGCCGGAGGTCTCTCGCTCGAGAAACGCGCCTCGTTGTTCGTCGACCGCGCGTGGGAGCATTTCGGCAGCGCGCACTTCCGCTCGACCTTCGAGATCCTGCAGCACTACGCGGCGCCGGCGCCGGAGCACGCGTGGCAGGCGCAGATGCTCGAAGCCTGGAACCGGGTGTGGACCGAGCTGTTCGGCGAGCGTCCGCAATCGCGCGCCAGGCGCATCGCGCTCCAGCACTACACGATCTCGGTGCTCACCGGTCTGGCGTCGCTGCTCCGCTTCGAGTCGCCCTCCTCGGCCGTGCGCGAGCTCGAGCTCGGCCTGTTGAAGGACACGCTGGTGCGCGAGCTGTCCGGCCGCGGGGGCCGAAAGTGACCCGACTCGGGAGCTACGCGGGCGCGTTCGAGCCGGACTTCGCGTTCGAGAGACTCGAGCACGACGCGCTCGCCCGCCTGGGCCGCGAGCTCATGCTGTTCGCGCACTTCCACGACCGCGGGCTCATGCCGCTCGTGGCGGCGCGCTTCGGCCGCGAGCAGATGGGGCCGCTGGCCTGCGACGAGTGGATGGGCGCGAGCCCGATCTACAACGCGCGCGCCCGGGCGCTGCTGGGCATTCCGGGCGACGGCGTCTCGGCGATCCTGAAGTCGCTGCAGGTCGATCCGGGCTTCGCGCACCGCTACATGGACGTGCGCTACCAGCTCGTGAGCGAGTCACTCGGCTACTTCGAGCTGCCGTTCTGCGGCGCCTACCAGGACGTGCACAAGATCTCGCGCGGCGCCGAGCCCGCGATCCGCCAGCTCTGTCACGAGATGGAGGACCCGACCTTCGACGCCACCGCGATCGCGGTGAACCCGCGCGCGCGCGTGCGCCCCGAGCACCGGCCGCCGCTGCAGCTGGGCCACGTAGGCCCGACCTGCCGCTGGCGCGTGTTCCTCGACGAAGCTGCGCTGCCCTACCCGCCGCTCGCGCTGCGCGACGAAGTCGCGGCCAGCCGCGCGGCGAGCTTCCGCTTCGCGGACCTGCCGGCGGAGCTCGGCCCGGGGCTCGCCGACTATTCCGGCCCGTTCCTGGCCGACTTCCAGCTCGAGTCACTCGCCCAGCCCGTGCTCGCGCGTCTGTGCCGCGAGCTCACGCTCGACGTGCACCTTTTGACTCGCGCCACCTCGGCTGCGCTGCGCGCGCGCTGGGGCAAGGACGTCGCGCGCGCGCTGCAGCGCGAGCAGTGGGCGGCGCTCGCGCCGGTGTACGTGCCGCGGCTGCGGAGCGTGCTCGGGATCGAGGCCGACGACGCCGCGGCGGTGCTGAAGGTGTTGCAGGTCGATCCCGCCCTGCCCCACGAGTACGTGCGGCGCGGCGCGGCGCTCGACTCGCCGACCACGGGTCGCTTCTGGATCGAGGAATGCGAGGCCCTGGCCGTGGGCGAGCCCGACGGCTGGCTCGCGCTGCTCGCCGAGCGCGAGTCACCGGGCATCGACGCCGTGGCGGCGGCGGTGAACCCGCGCGCACGGCTCACGCCGCTCGACCCCGCGTCGCTCCACGCGCCCGGCCGCAAGCCGCTCCTGGCCTGGCGGCTCGAGATCGACCCGCGCGCCGAGCCGCGCCCCGAGTCAGCGATGGCCAACGCCGTGCGCGTCAGCAACGTGGCGCGCTTCGAGCTCGAGTCGTGACGCCGCTCGAGTACAACCCCTTCGCTTACGAGATCCACGAGGACCCGTACCCGACCTACGCGCGCCTGCGCGAGGAGGCCCCGGTCTACCACAACGAGTCACTCGACTTCTGGGCGCTGTCACGGCATGCAGACGTGCTGTCGGCGCTCCGGGACACCGAGCGCTTCACCAACACCCACGGCGTGTCGGTCGAGCGCTCGGCGTCGCACCCGGCCGCGCACCTGGCCATGTCGTTCCTGGGCATGGACCCGCCGCGGCACACGCAGATGCGGGCGCTGGTCTCGCGCGGCTTCACGCCGCGGCGCGTGGCGGCGCTCGAGCCGCGCATCCGCGAGATGGCCGTGACTGCGCTCGAGCGCATGCGCGAGCAGGGCTCGAGTGAGTTCGTGGCCGAGCTCGCGGGCGCGCTGCCGATGGACGTGATCAGCGAGCTGCTCGGCGTGCCTTCGCCCGACCGCGCCGAGCTGCGCCGCCAGGCCGACCTGCTCGTGCACCGCGAGGAGGGCGTGTACGACGTGCCGCCCGGCGCCGCGGTCGCGTTCGGCAAGATCTGGAGCTACTTCAGCGAGCGCATCGCGGAGCGCCGCCGCGCGCCGAAGGACGACCTGATCAGCGCGCTGCTCGCAGCCGAGATCGACGGCCAGCGGCTCACTCAGATCGACATCCAGTCGTTCTGCAACCTGATGATCGTGGCCGGCAACGAGACCACGACCAAGCTGCTCGCCAACGCGCTCTACTGGCTGTGGCGCAATCCCGACCAGCGCAAGCTCCTGCGCGACGATCCGGGGCTCGTGCCGCGCTGGGTCGAGGAGACGCTGCGCTTCGACAGCTCGACTCAGGCCATCGGCCGGGTCAGTACGCGCGCGCTCGAGCTGCACGGCGTGGAGATCCCGGCCGGCAAGCGCGTGCTCGTGCTGATCGGCTCGGGCAATCGCGACGAGCGCGCCTTCCCGCGGGCCGACGCCTACGAGCTCGAGCGCGACACCCAAGCCATGCTCTCGTTCGGCCACGGCGCGCACTTCTGTCTGGGCGCCGCGCTGGCGCGGCTCGAAGGCCGCACCGTGCTCGAGGAGTTCTGGAAGCGTTTCCCCGACTACGAGGTCGTGCCCGAGGGCTGCGCGCGCATCCACTCGGTGAGCGTGCGCGGCTTCGCCGCGCTGCCGATCGAGCTGCGCCATGGCTGAGTCGGCGCCGCGCACTGCGATCATCACGGGCGCGTCTTCGGGCATCGGCGCCGCCACGGCGCTCGAGCTGGCGCGCCTGGGCGTCTCCGTCGCGCTCGGCGCGCGGCGTGAGTCGCGCCTGCGCGAGGTGGCCGACGCGATCGCCGCCGCGGGCGGCCGCGCGTTCGCGCACCCGCTCGACGTCACGGACCTGAAGTCGATCGACGCGTTCTGCAGCGCCGCCGAGCGCGAGCTGGGCGAGATCGACGTCTTGATCAACAACGCCGGCGAGAACCGCGCAGGCCTGATCCACGAAGTGAGTCCCGAGCATCTGCGCTCCGACGTCGAGATCAACCTGCTGGGCGCGATCTTCATGACCCGGCGCGTGCTGCCCGGCATGCTCGCGCGCCGGCGCGGCGACGTGCTGTTCATCGGCTCCGACAGCGGCAAGAACCCGCGCCCGTACCAGTCCGCGTACGCGGCGGCCAAGTGGGGCCTCGAGGCGTTCGCGCGCGTGCTCGAAATGGAGACCGAGGGCACGGGTGTGCGCTCGATCGTGGTGCGCGTCGGTCCCACGGGCAGTGAGTTCGGCAACCAGATGCCCAAGGACCAGATCGTCGACATTCTCGAGTCCTGGAAGTACTGGGGCGTGTTCCGACACATGCACTGGATGCCGGGCGAGAGCGTGGCACGTGCGATCGCGCGCGTGATCCAGATACCGCTCGAAGAGGCGTATCCCACGCTGCTCGAGGTGCAGCCCGGCGGACGGGCCAAGGAGAAGACGAAGTGACTTACGACGGAATCGCGGGCAAGGTCGCGATCGTGACCGGCGCGGGCGGCGGCATCGGCGAGGCCTACGCGCGCGCGCTGGCCGAGCACGGCGCGCGCGTGGCGGTGGCCGAGATCGCCAAGGACAAGGGCGAGGCCGTGGCCGCGGCGATCCGCGCGGCCGGCGGCCAGGCGATCGCGGTCGAGGTCGACGTGGGCTCGCCGGAGTCGACGCTCGCCATGGCCGAGCGAGTCGGCGCGGAATGGGGCGGCATCGACTTCCTGGTCAACAACGCCGCGATCTTCGGCGACATGAAGCTGGCCGGGCTGCTCGGCGCCGACTGGGACTACTACCAGCGCTTCATGAACGTGAACATGCACGGCGCGCTGCTCTGCACGCGCGCCTGCTTCCGCTCCATGCGCAAGCGCGGCGGCGGCGCGATCGTCAACCAGTCATCGACCGCGGCCTGGATGGCCGCGTCGTTCTACGGGCTCGCGAAGCACGGCGTGAACGGACTCACGATCGCGCTGGCGCGCGAGCTCGGCTCGATGAAGATCCGCGTCAACGCGATCGCGCCCGGCCCGACCGACACCGACGCGCTCGGCAAGCAGGTGCCCGCGGTGATTCGCGATCCCATGGTCGCGCAGCTCCCGCTGGCGCGGCTCGGCAAGCCGGCGGACATGGCGTCGGCCTGTCTCTTCCTGCTGTCCGACGCCGCTTCCTGGGTCACTGGCCAGATCTTCGCCGTCGACGGCGGCCAGATCGTGCGGACCTAGCCGTGGCGCTGCCCGAGCTCGCCCCCGAGAGCCGCAACCTGATCGACGGGAAGCTCGTCGGCGCCTCGAACGGCGCCACCTTCCCCAACGTGAACCCCGCGACCGAGGAGGTGATCGGTCACTGCAGCGACGGCACGCGCGAAGACATGCTGCGCGCCGTCGCCGCGGCTCGGCGTGCCTTCGACGAGAGTGACTGGTCGACCGATCCGGCGTTCCGCGCGCGCTGCCTGCGCCAGCTCCACGCGGCGCTGCGGGAAGAGAAGGAGCAGCTGCGCGCGATCGTGGTAGCCGAGGCGGGCGCGCCCGTATCACTCACGCCGTTCATGCAGATCGACGACCCGATCGAGATGGTCGCTTACTGGGCCGACCTCGCGGAGCGCTACCCCTACGAGCAGAGACTCGGCGACGTGCCGTATCTCGGCCGCCCCCAGGGACGGATCCTGCGCCGCGAGCCCGTCGGCGTGGCGGGGCTGATCACGCCCTGGAACGTGCCCCTGTATCTCAACATCGCCAAGCTCGGGCCGGCGCTCGGCTCGGGCTGCACGGCGGTGCTGAAGCCCGCGCCCGACACGCCGTGGTCGGCCACGCACCTGGGCCGCCTGGTGGCGGAGAAGACCGACGTCCCGGCCGGCGTGCTGAACGTGGTCGCGAGCTCGGACCACTCACTGGGCGAGATCCTGTCGACCGACCCGCGCATCGACGCCGTGAGCTTCACCGGCTCCACCGCCACGGGCCGCCGCATCATGGAATCTGCCTCGGCCACGGTGAAGAAGGTGTTTCTCGAGCTCGGCGGCAAGAGCGCGAACGTGGTGCTCGACGACGCCGTGTTCCCCGCCGTGCTCCCGATGACCGCCTTCACCTGCGTGCACGGCGGCCAGGGCTGCGCACTCACCACGCGCCTCCTGCTCCCGCGCTCGCGCTACGCGGAGGGGCTCGAGATCGTGAAGAAGGCCTTCGAGCGCTGGAAGTACGGCGACCCGACCCACCCCGCGCACATGCAGGGTCCGCAGATCTCGCGCCGCCAGCAGGAGCGCGTGCTGGCCTGCATCGAGAAAGGGCGTCAGGAGGGCGCGAAGCTCCTGGTCGGCGGCGGCCGGCCGAGTCACCTGCCGAAGGGCTTCTACGTCGAGCCCACCCTGTTCGCCGACGTCGACCCCGACTCGAGCCTCGCGCAGGAGGAGATCTTCGGCCCCGTGCTGTGCGTGATTCCCTTCGACGGCGACGACGACGCCGTGCGCATCGCCAACCGCTCGATCTACGGCCTCTCCGGCGCCGTGCACAGTGCGAGCACCGAGCGCGCGCTCGGGGTGGCGCGCCG
Above is a genomic segment from Myxococcota bacterium containing:
- a CDS encoding DsbA family protein, encoding MLRVRTYYDFASTLCYVAHRVFGEMHGDIESLGVELEWVPLDLADLLGWPRGVEVAPERLRNAERVAQEHGVAVQPLRVWPDSRDANAAALLLARGPQEAAFRERVWSAVFEERRVLDAPGTLEACARDVGVTLDARRLERARDELDFRTEVAASEDVTGVPTLMLGEFPFGGIQSRET
- a CDS encoding class I fructose-bisphosphate aldolase, producing the protein MTTKRVKEILSWYSADNAGTKANLARMLNHGRLAGTGKMVILPVDQGFEHGPARSFAPNPAGYDPRYHFELAIDAGCNAYAAPLGFIEAGAAEFAGDIPLILKLNNNESLTKGGEPLPAVTGSVDEALRLGCAAIGFTIYPGSGESKTMYQQIAHLTEEAKKKGLAVVVWSYPRGAGLSKDGETAIDVCAYAAQIACQLGAHIVKVKPPTAHLEQAEAKKVYEKEKIPIGSLAERVRHVVQSAFGGRRIVIFSGGAAKGKAEIIEEIRGLADGGAFGSIMGRNSFQRPKTDAIALLHEVMDIYANT
- the pyk gene encoding pyruvate kinase, which codes for MRARAVHIVCTIGPASREPEVLRGLVEAGMNVARINFAHGNDAEHREAVSRIRAASVAVGRPVAILQDLAGPKIRLGELVPATLTLESGARVVLACGESKGDAARLPVPDEYLAAEARTGAPILLGDGAVELEIEEVDGADIHCRVVVGGQVSSGKGVNAPGAVSARPILAQKDLRDLELGAELGVDLVGVSYVRSEEDVASVRRSLKKLGRPSGLVAKLETKLALENLDAILARADAVMIARGDLSLEIPFERVPIEQKRIVQAAIRAGRPAITATQMLQSMVTALRPTRAEITDVANAVLDGSDAVMLSDETAVGIDPVRACRTMCRIIEATEEAYPRRPETPLEGVHEELRDLVVFSAAAVRTARECGARAIVTWSRGGIAARLLSRQRPGVPIVAPSRYEDTWRRLALPYAVRPVLCPHGRMSLSQLEREVGALDGQNLLLMVGHNPGESRRVPWMKLVRVADMSEWAADPRE
- a CDS encoding carboxymuconolactone decarboxylase family protein, whose translation is MSDPKRRAVGVEMLAKVYAGDVVVPPEGASAFADLMLEEVFAEVWTRPQLSIRERRLLIMGAIAALGESMTWKIQVKAALKNGELSAEQARECLIQLTQYVGYPRAAGLLGATEEAIRDAAKK
- a CDS encoding NAD(P)-dependent oxidoreductase, which encodes MLRVGFIGLGNQGKPIAANLIAAGFETHVFDLVAAPLAELVALGAKAASGPREVGLRSDVICLCVPEDRHVREVTLGPGGVLAGAARGAVLAIHSTILPETVVALAAEATSRGVAVLDACVTGGAARAAQKQLTFLVGGPVEALERARPVLEVSALKVIHAGELGNGAKLKLCLNLITYIQWAAAFESFALARGVGLPQELLEEAGRANGQLTPLMAAFLALHKAPESARKSAGMQSLLRGHMAVAEKDLAWALELARRSDVSLPVGGLVSQLMARIYGVEDGGRR
- a CDS encoding TetR/AcrR family transcriptional regulator, yielding MNPPIRLARQRPRRRTHEQRSSETRAAIMGAVVDSIAEVGFKRSTAAEIARRAGVTWGAVQHHFGGKDGILTAVLEESFNRFAERLGDVEAGGLSLEKRASLFVDRAWEHFGSAHFRSTFEILQHYAAPAPEHAWQAQMLEAWNRVWTELFGERPQSRARRIALQHYTISVLTGLASLLRFESPSSAVRELELGLLKDTLVRELSGRGGRK
- a CDS encoding cytochrome P450; translation: MTPLEYNPFAYEIHEDPYPTYARLREEAPVYHNESLDFWALSRHADVLSALRDTERFTNTHGVSVERSASHPAAHLAMSFLGMDPPRHTQMRALVSRGFTPRRVAALEPRIREMAVTALERMREQGSSEFVAELAGALPMDVISELLGVPSPDRAELRRQADLLVHREEGVYDVPPGAAVAFGKIWSYFSERIAERRRAPKDDLISALLAAEIDGQRLTQIDIQSFCNLMIVAGNETTTKLLANALYWLWRNPDQRKLLRDDPGLVPRWVEETLRFDSSTQAIGRVSTRALELHGVEIPAGKRVLVLIGSGNRDERAFPRADAYELERDTQAMLSFGHGAHFCLGAALARLEGRTVLEEFWKRFPDYEVVPEGCARIHSVSVRGFAALPIELRHG
- a CDS encoding SDR family oxidoreductase, with translation MAESAPRTAIITGASSGIGAATALELARLGVSVALGARRESRLREVADAIAAAGGRAFAHPLDVTDLKSIDAFCSAAERELGEIDVLINNAGENRAGLIHEVSPEHLRSDVEINLLGAIFMTRRVLPGMLARRRGDVLFIGSDSGKNPRPYQSAYAAAKWGLEAFARVLEMETEGTGVRSIVVRVGPTGSEFGNQMPKDQIVDILESWKYWGVFRHMHWMPGESVARAIARVIQIPLEEAYPTLLEVQPGGRAKEKTK
- a CDS encoding SDR family oxidoreductase; this translates as MTYDGIAGKVAIVTGAGGGIGEAYARALAEHGARVAVAEIAKDKGEAVAAAIRAAGGQAIAVEVDVGSPESTLAMAERVGAEWGGIDFLVNNAAIFGDMKLAGLLGADWDYYQRFMNVNMHGALLCTRACFRSMRKRGGGAIVNQSSTAAWMAASFYGLAKHGVNGLTIALARELGSMKIRVNAIAPGPTDTDALGKQVPAVIRDPMVAQLPLARLGKPADMASACLFLLSDAASWVTGQIFAVDGGQIVRT
- a CDS encoding aldehyde dehydrogenase family protein; translation: MALPELAPESRNLIDGKLVGASNGATFPNVNPATEEVIGHCSDGTREDMLRAVAAARRAFDESDWSTDPAFRARCLRQLHAALREEKEQLRAIVVAEAGAPVSLTPFMQIDDPIEMVAYWADLAERYPYEQRLGDVPYLGRPQGRILRREPVGVAGLITPWNVPLYLNIAKLGPALGSGCTAVLKPAPDTPWSATHLGRLVAEKTDVPAGVLNVVASSDHSLGEILSTDPRIDAVSFTGSTATGRRIMESASATVKKVFLELGGKSANVVLDDAVFPAVLPMTAFTCVHGGQGCALTTRLLLPRSRYAEGLEIVKKAFERWKYGDPTHPAHMQGPQISRRQQERVLACIEKGRQEGAKLLVGGGRPSHLPKGFYVEPTLFADVDPDSSLAQEEIFGPVLCVIPFDGDDDAVRIANRSIYGLSGAVHSASTERALGVARRIRTGTLSVNGAQWFHVDNPFGGYKQSGVGRENGRLGFEEYLETKLIALPSEAKP